The genomic DNA TGCCAGATAACAGCTTGATGTACTACCTTCCCTAGGGATATCTGCCTAGGAGGGCTCATCACAGGTCTCCAAGAACTCAACAGTGAGGAAATTTTGGATGGGTAGACTTACGGGATGGGGATGGCAGAGCCTCTGATCCGCCACTGGGTGGGAACTGCTCGCTTTTGAATAGGCATGACTATATATAGCCTATATATAGAGGCAGCTGTCCGGCAAAAGTGATACCACTTGAATCAGTGACTTCTGGGTCTCAGGTCCCTTTGCTGCCTCTTCCCCCTTTCCAGCTGCTCTGTCACCTCATTATCAGGCCTGGCTTCTCCCAGGTTTGGCCTTCTTACAGTGCCATGCTTGTCCACTTAGCAGGAGACACTTGCCACTCATTGTCCCTTAAGTCCCAAGGTCTCTGCAAttctcctgggggaggagggggcagtgaCTTTTTGTTTTGTGAGTGAATGAGTAATATTAAATGAAACGATATGTAAATAGAAGCAATTTTTCATGGCCCGGCTACATAAATGCCCTTAATTTATTATCATAAAGAAGTTAGGGATATCCATTTGCTCTTTGACCAAATTAAAAGAAGTGtagcaaataaaagaaatgataattctCTCCATTCTGATCTGATGAAGCAGCGCATTTGGTTTGgccctttccatttcttccattttaatcaAGAATATGTCAGAAGGATGAGTAGCCAGAGACAGACAAGCGTCTTCTAATAGAAAGCAGGATGTTGTACCTTCATCTGGCAATCACGGACTTTAATTTAACCTTGGCTTTTGGAAACACAGGGGAAAGGGAAATCTAGCCTAGAATGGGGAAATGCTTTTGCTAGACACGGGGACTCTGCACCCGAATCCAGCTCAGCGTTCTGGAGTCACCCAACTGCCTTCTGCTGCTGACGTCTGGAAGGAGGAATGAGTTCCTTTAAGCGGACCAGCGTGGAGAAGCATTAGCTGTACAGCGAGAGTGCATGAGCTCTCCGGATTGCCCTGAACTAGTCCGCCTGGCCATTTCAGACAGAACTGATGCAGTGAAGCCCAAATTTCCTGGCAAGCCTGAGGGCAGGTTTTTCCAAAAGCATCTCAGACCGCGAAGGCACATGTCTAATCACGAAAGCAAACCTCTGGACACATGCTCTCTGTTTCCAGCTGGTTGTGTATGTTTCCCTCACACTTTAACACAAACGTGCCAAGGTGTGACATTTATGAACCCCACCAACTGGGAGCTGCACGTATCAACCCAGTtgcctgggtgggaggggggagtgaTGAATGGGGGCTGTCCTGCCTGGGGAGGAGGACTGCTTCCCTCTGGCATGCCTGCAGCCTTATTTATTACACACCAAAGTATAAAAGAGCCCAGCCGGCGGCAGCTCGCCTCTCCAGCCGTGGCATTTGCCTGAGAAGCCCCGCCGTGCTCTCCAGGAGGCTCTGGGGCTCTGTTGAGAATCATGCTTGGGAGGCAGCTCGTCTCTTGGCACctgctggctttgcttttcctcCCATTTTGCCTCTGTCAAGATGAATACATGGAGGTGAGCGGAAGAGCTAATAAAGTAGTGGCGAGAATAGTGCAAAGCCACCAGCAGACTGGCCGTAGCGGCTCCAggagggagaaagtgagagagcggAGCCATCCTAAAACTGGGACTGTGGATAATAACCCTTCTACAGACCTAAAACCCCTGAGACCAGATGAGCTACCACACCCCGAGGTAGATGACCTAGCCCCGATCACCCCATTCTGGGGCCAGGTACTCGGAATTCTCTTCTAAGGATTACTGTGAAAGCTTAACGAGTTTTGTGGTTCTTTTTCAGCTGCGATTCTTAGGATCAATGCTTTCGAGAAGTTTGCTGTGCTGCTTGTGGGGGTCTTTCTGGGTTGCTCTGGGGTCCTGGCAGGGGACTACTGCCGATCTCTGTTAGGAAATCAGCAGAGGATGTGGGGGGACACGGTGTCCCCCGGGGTCAAGGAGAACAGAGCAGCCAGCTCCCTGCTGTGCTCtgacttgatttctttcttgctctcttggTGTGAAAAGTGCTGAGCACGCAGATAAGACGGATCGGATCGCTGGAGACAATCATTTGCAGATCCTAAGAGAGTTGGATTTTCTTAATGCTTCCCAGCAGGGAGAAGTTGCCTTTTGAGTTTTTCACTTTGATGTGTTAGTTGACTGTGACATTTCATGCCAGGCTTGTTTATTTGATTTATAGTAGTCTAGGTTGCTAAGCCTCTATGTTCAGCCTGTGAACCATAGAGTTAGAACAAAAAAGACTGCATGTGTATTAAAAGCAAAACTTCATTGTGTGATTTAAAGCCTGATAATCACAGAGGACTTGATTTATTTCCCTGGGTGTGAACTCAGTGCCCAAGGAAACATCTTTTAACTCTTTTGGGGGATTTTTGGAGTGAGGTCAGGTTTCAATGTAGTGAATTGCAAATTGGTgaaattcaatttcatttaaaacattaagaaCAGACAAAACGGATATTGACTTACCTTCTCGGCATCTGGCATGCTGAAATCAGAGGAAGGGGGCAAGAAGAGTTACCTTGAATTACAAGAGCTTTGAACGAAGAGGTTTTAGAACAAGAATTCACTGTGTCTTTGCATTCAACAGGCCCTGGAAATGTTCATGCAGGTGAAATCCAAGCCTGGCCTCTCACAGACTGAAAAGTTTGGGTTGAGACTGGCGATATGATCAGACTGAAACCCCACACACGATCAGCTAGAGTTCTGGGGCTGAGCTGGGATTTCTAACTCAGCTGCACAGTGCAGTCGCCCAGACTGTTCTGTCAGACCGTGTCaagaaaaaattgtttcttggggcacctgggtgcctcagtgggttcagcgtctgccttgggctcaggtcatgatctcagcggggagcctgcttctccctctccctctgcccctccccctgcttgtgctctccccctcccccccgtcaaataaatcaataaaatctttttttaaaaaataaaaaattgtttctttaaggagccacaaaagaaataataacctccaaatacttatttttcaaagcCCACTTTTAGAGATTGTCCTTTCATCTgacaatccttttatttttttttaagatttatttatttattttagaaagagataaagagagtgcgcggggtgggggcaggggcagaaggagagggagtcttaagtagactctgGGGCTAAGCGTGGAGTggaacgtggggctcaaactcacaaccccaagatcaagagtcacacactctactgactgagccagccaggcacccctcatctgaTAATCTTTTGGCTGGAGGGTGACTCATGGTCCTCTGTATTTCCTTGTGgtgaagatattttcattttcatccaggCTTTGACCTGGACTTTCCATTTCAGTGGGTGGGATCTTTGCTGGGCCCTCCCTGGCCTTCACAGTATGTGCTCCCAGACGCAGCAGAAGGCAGATGTAGGctgttgtttgttgttatttcttgGCAACCAACACCCAGCAGGTCACTGGAATCCAAATTACATTTCTACTTCGCCCTACCTTTGAGTAGGCAGCCAACATGCTGGAGTCAGATGAGAGGGGCAGGAAGTCacttcctggctttcttttgttgaagtggcagtggggagggggtgggctttCAAACCCTCCTGGGCTCCTGAAGTATTTTCAGACAAACCCCCAACAGCAGATCCTGAGGAGATTTAGAATCATTGATATTCTGGCGATCCTCAATACGGCTCCTCTGCCAATGGGTATGGAGACTCACTGCATTTAGGATTTTCCTGtgtttcccttcttccctgcaTTCCCCGCCTCtcttgttttaattcttctttttcctcatttgttgTTTCACCTATGATTTCCTGTGCTTCTAGTATGTGCCAAGCTTTAGGATGGGGATAAATAAGCCCAAGCCTATCTCCGGACAGTTCTGAAGGGCTCTCGTGGGGACAAATGAACAGATCATTGAATACCGTGTGGTAAACAAAATCTCTGCACAAAAGGCAGTTGGGGAGAAAGTGCCAGAGTGGTGGTGGCCGCTGCAGTGGATCCCAAAAGTGAGGCAAAAAGGATCATTATCCACAAAAgacataaaatctaaaactatgtGGGACGGCAAAGAGATGAGAGAGCCTGGGAGGGATGGGCGCAGCTGGAGCCCCTGAGCTGTTGAAGGAAGACACAGGATGATCTCAGTGCCAGCCTGGAAGATTCTGTTGGCTGGTTAAGGAGCTCAGACCTTAGTTTGCCTGCCAAAGTTGTGTTTGTTTGCTCACAACAGGGCAGTGAGGTGGTCTGGCATATGTTCTAGAAAGAGCACTCTGGCCATGGGCTTCGTGGTGGGTAGAGTGTGCAGAGAGACTGGGGGGAGAGCAGACTTGGGCTCTCTTTTCTAGGCAGTTTCTTCCTTTATCaatctcccctcctcctcctcctcctcctggactccctcctccccttcttcccacttcccttctcctttctcttctctctttcttcggTTAAAGAAGGAGCTGTGGGCCCTCTTTCTGAGAAGTCACTCGCTAACAGCAGAGCCGAACCTGAGTAGCTGCCCCATGGCCTCCATCCACAAAAGGGCTGGGACTTGTCTTAGAGACCCCTCCCTCCTCCCGTGCTGCTCATTCTCCTTTAGCTTTCACATTTGACCTGATTATGAGAAAAGGGTTGATAAACTTAAGAGGGTATATGTAGTGACTCCCTAGCGTGTAATTGTCCCTTACCTAGGTGATAACTTCTGAATTAACACATCCTGTCTAACTTGTTCTAAGGGTCCCTCAAAAGGCTTGCAAGCATTATTCCATTTGACTGTATTGTGAAGGACCAGGCCAGAGGAACATGTGAATGTTGTAGGCGGGCTCTCAGGACATGACCAACTAGTAGGAATCAGAAGATTCTCCCTGCTGGGGTGGCAGCTCTCTGCTTTCGAAGTGTTCCCAAGTAGCTTGGGCACCACCCCCGAGCAGCCCGCTCTCCTGGAGCTAACTTCTCACACTCAGACACCAGACTTTTCTAAACCATTATTTGAGGGTTTAGAAAAGACCTTAGTATCTTTGCTTGCTCTTAGAGCTGGCAAGAAATTTCCTGGCCATTTTACCCAGTGCCCTAATTTAGTAGACAAGAAAAATGatgcgggggtggggcgggggagtgACATCACTAAAGCCACACAGAACTGAGATAGGAGTTCTGATGCCAGGACAGACATGTTCCTAAAATTCTTAGCATCCCAGGAACTCAGTTCTATTTTCAAATGGCTCCCGCTTCAGaattttccctccttctccctcaaaGCCCATTATTGGCAGAGCCTTGGATTtcttggaacttaaaaaaaactgtatttcacATTAGCAAAATCATACCAGGAAATTATGAAATACTTACTTCTCAGATTGCGTCCTTGGATTAGAAGGTGGGGTGGTGCTGTGGTGTCTGACTTTCCAAGTGTCTGAAGTTCCTTGTCCCAGACCACTTGCTTTagctgattttcttttcctccaccaGTTTTACCAAAGGTTTTTGCAGACTCCCGTATCTGTCCAGTGTGGGGTCTGGTGGGCAGAAGACTAGACAAGAGTTAGCTCCACATTGTGGCCCCTGATCACTTGAGACTCCGGCTCTGAGGTGTTGCAAGAGAATGCTCAGACTACAGATAGCCTGCATTTTCCCTGATGAGCGTGGTGGAGGccttaaaggaaaaggaatgaggGAGTGAGGAAAACGTCCAAGCCCATTTTTGATTAAACGACAACAAAAAATAGTGAAGTCTAAATGTGCAGCAATGGAAGACTTGACCCACTTTTCTGCTTGGATTTCTAGCAATAGAGAAAACCTGAATttcaaattcttccttcctttctccctccgcTCTTATCCCTCCCTCTTttgctccttccctttctttagAATCTTTTAGAAATAATACGCTGTTTTCAACAGACCTTTGCATTATAactattaattataattataattatggaaaatttccataaatattttatattacataatcAAAAAGCAAGTTACCAGTTTAGTATCACTCTAAATTTTATCAGTGAATCTAGCTCTTGTACTAGATCTGTAGCTCCTCAACAGTAAGcacacattttagaaatttttctttaaataaataagcaagtcCCCTCAGTGTCACATTTGAGTACACTGAGTACCCATTAAGTACTCACTGAATATTGGTTCGAACGATGTGATAATCTTTTAGAATTTTGAAGTAAAATGTGAAACAGGACCTGAGGTTAAATACTGCTTAAGGGGGAGTTAAAGTTGTTTCAAGATGTAGATACTTAATAGTAATTTGCTGGGCTAAAGAATACTTTGTTTCCTCCACGTCCTAAGGCAGTTTAAGTGTGTTGTGACGGGATGAGTGGCATTTTGACTCAAAATTTCTAAGAATTCTTATCCCAATATCCTGAATATAGAAATTCTTAATAAGTATCTTGGAAGTTGATTGTTCTTACCATTTGAGGGTCACTTACTCAAAGGAGCGACAGGGGAGGCTCCTGGCAGCTGGGAATGAGAGGGCTGCCTCCAAGTCCACCTCTGAAGGGGTTTCCTCCTTGGCCGTCACCAGTAGCCTCAAGACAGTACTTCCCAGAAACACTGCCCCATCCCCTGCCAACACCACACTCCTTCCAAAGAGCATGCCCTTCTTTTGACCCTCTGGCTTCCTTGTCCTTTTGGTCATTGGCTCTCTTTAGCTAGCATGCCATTcaagcccccaccccacaccagcTTTTCTGATGCTATCGTAGGTTGTTTGGAGTTAAACTTACCCAAAAGACGAGACCAAGGGAAATTCACAAGTCCTAATGACTCCCCAGTACCATTCTCTGAAGCTTCTCTCTCTATCTTTTTTAAAGTCTCCACAAACCGGAGGACTGCCCCCAGACTGCAGCAAGTGTTGCCATGGAGAATACAGCTTCAGAGGCTACCAAGGTCCCCCGGGGCCCCCTGGCCCCCCTGGCATTCCAGGTAAGGATGAGAGAAATGCTCTGTTTGTTGCCAGTCTAATTGTGCACTGTGCCAAAATCAGAGCCAGGGCGAATCGAAATAATTTGGGTTCACTGTGTGTGATCCAAAGGGTGTGCATGGAAAATCCAAGAGTTTTGGGCGAGAACTGGGTTTACAGAGCCAATTAGGTGGAACAATATACCATAAACtctatagtatttattatttatccagCTTGCAGCATCCCACAGGTGTTCGTCATCTTGGGGCACCAGATTCACTGTTGGtggcagagagggggagggtctTCACCAGCGTGGAGTACAGAATCATGGGATCTTATTGGACATACTCTTGTTTGGGCGTTTCTGCCACAACGCACTTCATGCAACACACTATCTAACTTTCAGGGAACTTAGGAAgtgaaggtggggaggagaggagcgcCTACTGGGCTGGCTATAGCCGTCTCCACAGTGCCGTTCACTGAACTACGCAGCCTTACGTCTGATTCTGCGTCTAGCTAAGTTTTTCTTCCCTTAGTCTCAGGGTCTGTCCACGTTCAGCTATCTCTTGGTTGACTTTCATGCCTCTCTTGGGCTCATGGGAACATTTTTGGGCTCCAGCACCACATGGCGGCATGGGAAACGATGTCAGGCTCCATTCAGACACCCTACCCTACAGCGTGTGCCCCAGGCATGGGAGGTTCTGAAAACTGGCTAGTGTCTGGGGTCAGCCAAGGAAAGGGTAGCCCAGATCCTCTCTGTCTTAGGACTCCCAAATCCATCTGAGGGTTAATTGTTTTCCTCTTTACAGGTTAATTACTGGGGGTAGGACTTTTTCTCAGGATTTGACAGAAGTCCACTTGCTCTTCTCTCACTTACCCTCAGTGATGTTAACATTTATcaaatgagttttaattttttaaaaaatattttatttatttatttgagagagagagagagctagtaagagagagagcgcgggagcaggggggagagggagaagccgactccccgctgatcaggaagccagacgtggggcttgattccaggaccccgagatcatgacccgagctgaaggcagacgcttaaccgactgagccacccaggttcaccgagttttgattttttaatatacttttgagTGGCTTCTCTTATGAAACCAAATTTAACGTGAGAAAACATTCTGTTAGACTTTACACCGTGATTACTGTCTTGGAGTCTATGTCATGGAATATTAAGGGTGGCTCCAGCAGGTGCAGTGATTGGGGGTAGAGAATATTCATCCTCTTAAAAGGTTCTGAAGTATAAACTCTTTTGAGGGTACAGAACAAGCTGGCCTTGACTAAATGTTTCCCAATCAAAATGGCTTTTTTTGGGCCCATTAACTTGCAAACACAGTCAAAGTTCAATTATCTGGAGAGTTTGCAAACCTGGTATAATACCTGACCAAAGGTAGCATGCAAAATAAACTGCGACAGGGTGTGAAATTcaacacatataaaataaaggGAGAGTTGTAGAAATTGTCTCTTAGTGGCAAAGTGCTGAGTTGAAATCATTATCTAAATCTTGCTTTCAAAATTATTGTTACAATTTGTATCAGTGATTTTACATCTCCCTCGGTGATAAAAGTAGTGCAcatcctttacagaaaaattcaaagagaCGAAAAAGTACATAGCAGGACACAAAACCACTCATGTTTCatccattcagaaaaaaaaaacaaaaccactggaaatatttttacataatatataagTACTGTTTACACATAATATTGTACTGTCTCTACTGATTCATAACTTTTTTATCTGAAAGTATCGTGAACattattaaatgttattaaatattttcctttagcattctttttttgtgatgatGTAACATTATTTACTGGGATgtgccatttttttaattgagctctTCCAGTATTGTTTGTTTCTAATCTCTGCTATTATAATTGATACTGTGATCATCAGTCCTCAAAATTTTTCACCCAACTCTTGCTTTATAGGAAAAACAGGCTTTGGAGACTTGAGTAGCTAAGGCTGTCTTCAGTGTCCCATGTAAGAGAACCCATTTGATGATGCCTCCTTGGCTGTGTTTGGGACTGTTTCAAATGGTCTTCTTTTGCAATTGAGAGTGAACATTTTCGAAGAAagggtctggggcacctgggtggctcagatgattaagcgtctgccttcggctcaggtcatgatcccagggtcctgggatcgagccccgcatcgggctccctgctcggcggggggcctgcttctccccctccctctgcttctccccctactcatgttctctctctctctctgtatctctgtgtctggaatgaataaataaaaaaatctttaaaaaaaaagggtctgCATTTGTATAACAATAGATGGTCAGTGTGAGTGATGGGGGCTTTCTCCAATGATGCCTTCTGCTTGTGATTTAAGGAAACCATGGGAACAATGGCAATAATGGAGCCACTGGCCATGAAGGGGCCAAAGGTGAGAAAGGAGACAAAGGTGACCTGGGGCCACGAGGCGAAAGAGGGCAGCATGGCCCCAAGGGAGAAAAGGGCTACCCGGGGATTCCGCCAGAACTGCAGGTAAGTCACCTTGGGCAGATCTCCATGGGACTTCTAAACTGCCCAGACCCTTGAAGTCCAGGAAGCAGAAGGCCCGAGCGCCTCTTCACATCCTCACTGATGGCTGCTGGCCCACATGCCCGCATGCCCGAGGCTGGCTTTGCTCAACCCCACTGCAGGGCATTGGCAGGCGGCCTGTACTCTTCAAAGAGCATTTTGAAATCATTCCCAAGAAGTTGAAATTCAGCTCCCTTCTTAGACTAAATACACAGAAGCCCTGAGTATCAGCTAATGTCCCATTTTCCAAATTGGAAGAGATGTTAAATAAAAAGGGTTTTGGtaactcaaatatataaatggaatgtgtctacctcaaatattttatttattcactttgttACATTTACCaatttaaatcatatatatggATATTAATATATAAGTATTATTCTCTATCAACTCAAGATCTTGTGgcacagtttttatttaaacttttctcttggggcgcctgggtggctcagtcggttaagtggctgccttcagctcaggtcatgatcccagggtcctgggatccagcccgagttgggctccctgctcactggggagcctgcttctccctctccctctgcctgcctctctgcctacttgtgctctctctctctctctgtcaaaaataaataaataaaatctttaaaagattttatttatttgagagagagagagagagcacatgagaggggagagagtcagagggagaagcagacttcctgctgagcagggagcctgatgcggagctcgatcccgggactccaggatcatgacctgagccaaaggcagctgcttaaccgactgagccacccaggtgccccccccccccaaaaaaaaactttaaaaaaagaaataaacttttctcATCAGCATCTTCTTTATCgctaaagacattttatttttgagtcatCCATCCTAGTTTAgactaaattatatttatttcagctTAACATGTTTTGAATCTATTTATGAGGctataattgaatattttatcCTAAGCTTATGTGTTCATTTGTCTattgtttatttcccttttaagTGATGTTCAAAATTCTTGTCGCCAATAACATCTAAAACTTGCAAATGCAAGGTTAGGTCACCAAGAAAATTACTAAGTCttggttatttctttatttcctggctgatgtttttaaaattgatttttccaAGGGATTTCTATTGACATTGAAAGCTagtgtttattattaattataatggtTGTTAAGTGTATCATTAGTTGCTGACGCTCTCAACGGTGTGGCTGACTGGGGGCTGTGGCCCgctgcccctgcccagcatcacaagaaaGGGTCTATTGCCTATTGATAGCCccggaaaagatccaaattcaaaatctgaagtatggtttctactgaaagCAGATTGCTACGGCAGCATCTAAAgttgaaatattatttcacacAGCTGGGGGCTGTGTGTAATTGAGAGAATATACCATAGCCTGAGAGACTTTTAAAGAATCAGAATACAGAGACTCTTTCTCAAAGATCAATTGGGGGAAAACTTTGCCTTTTATTTGGGCTTATCTGATGGTTGTTTGACCTCGGATACATTCCATCATTTTTCTGGGCCTCGAGTTTTCTAAGTTATAACCTgagaggtcttttgtgtttctcaAACTGTTTTTGAGGTTTTGTCACTTGTAAAGGAATGCTGTTTAATAATCTTAGCAACCTGGGATTAATGGGCCGgcaaaaatttacaaagaaaagaagacagatgcCGCTTGGCCAGGTTAAAGGTGTCTAATGAGAGGGATGATTAACATCCCCAAA from Neomonachus schauinslandi chromosome 7, ASM220157v2, whole genome shotgun sequence includes the following:
- the C1QTNF3 gene encoding complement C1q tumor necrosis factor-related protein 3 isoform X2, translating into MLGRQLVSWHLLALLFLPFCLCQDEYMEVSGRANKVVARIVQSHQQTGRSGSRREKVRERSHPKTGTVDNNPSTDLKPLRPDELPHPESPQTGGLPPDCSKCCHGEYSFRGYQGPPGPPGPPGIPGNHGNNGNNGATGHEGAKGEKGDKGDLGPRGERGQHGPKGEKGYPGIPPELQIAFMASLATHFSNQNSGIIFSSVETNIGNFFDVMTGRFGAPVSGVYFFTFSMMKHEDVEEVYVYLMHNGNTVFSMYSYETKGKSDTSSNHAVLKLAKGDEVWLRMGNGALHGDHQRFSTFAGFLLFETK
- the C1QTNF3 gene encoding complement C1q tumor necrosis factor-related protein 3 isoform X1, producing the protein MLGRQLVSWHLLALLFLPFCLCQDEYMEVSGRANKVVARIVQSHQQTGRSGSRREKVRERSHPKTGTVDNNPSTDLKPLRPDELPHPEVDDLAPITPFWGQSPQTGGLPPDCSKCCHGEYSFRGYQGPPGPPGPPGIPGNHGNNGNNGATGHEGAKGEKGDKGDLGPRGERGQHGPKGEKGYPGIPPELQIAFMASLATHFSNQNSGIIFSSVETNIGNFFDVMTGRFGAPVSGVYFFTFSMMKHEDVEEVYVYLMHNGNTVFSMYSYETKGKSDTSSNHAVLKLAKGDEVWLRMGNGALHGDHQRFSTFAGFLLFETK